The Nitrospiraceae bacterium genome window below encodes:
- a CDS encoding chlorite dismutase family protein, translating to MSSPEQTPRRQFVNFAFYRIDPAWRRLSEDERTRGKQEFLRAVEEYAGKVLVIAYTTVGIRGDCDLMLWRISYELELFQEMTTKILTSGLGKYLTTPYSYLAMTKRSIYVDNHTHENQESKRLTVVPGKAKYIFVYPFVKTREWFLLTKAARQGMMDEHIEVGHRFPSVKLNTTYSFGLDDQEWVVAFESDKPEDFLDLVMALRETEGSRYTLRDTPIFTCIRKSLKESLDTLGG from the coding sequence ATGTCCAGCCCCGAACAAACACCCCGTCGCCAATTCGTGAATTTTGCCTTCTACAGAATCGATCCCGCCTGGCGCCGCCTCTCGGAAGACGAGCGCACGCGCGGCAAGCAGGAATTTCTCCGGGCCGTCGAGGAGTACGCCGGTAAAGTCTTGGTCATCGCTTACACCACGGTCGGTATCCGGGGTGATTGCGATTTGATGCTCTGGCGCATCAGCTACGAGTTGGAACTTTTCCAAGAAATGACGACCAAGATCCTGACATCCGGGCTCGGCAAGTATTTGACCACGCCCTATTCGTACCTTGCCATGACCAAGCGCTCGATCTATGTGGACAACCACACGCATGAGAATCAGGAAAGCAAGCGGCTGACCGTGGTTCCGGGCAAGGCCAAGTACATCTTCGTCTATCCGTTCGTGAAGACCCGCGAATGGTTCCTGCTGACGAAGGCCGCTCGCCAGGGCATGATGGACGAGCACATTGAAGTCGGTCACCGGTTCCCGTCGGTGAAGCTGAACACCACCTACTCGTTCGGTTTGGACGACCAGGAATGGGTAGTCGCGTTCGAGAGCGACAAGCCGGAAGACTTCTTGGACCTCGTGATGGCCTTGCGCGAAACGGAAGGGAGCCGCTACACGCTCCGTGACACGCCGATCTTCACCTGTATTCGGAAGAGCCTGAAGGAATCATTGGACACGCTGGGGGGCTGA
- a CDS encoding cytochrome c maturation protein CcmE, which yields MGTRPALSLLVLATVAILCGSPLVLSAASMVEVTELLAHPDHYDHQVVTVSGKVSNFQLATNRDGRPAFGFLLQDPAGTVKVVGLGKAEVREGDYVVVEGIFSRLRQAGRAIVYNEIKASSVQSMTQVNPDLVG from the coding sequence ATGGGAACCAGACCGGCATTGTCCCTACTCGTGCTCGCCACCGTCGCCATCTTATGCGGATCGCCGCTGGTCCTTTCAGCTGCGTCCATGGTGGAAGTGACGGAGTTGCTCGCCCACCCCGACCACTATGACCACCAAGTCGTTACGGTCAGCGGCAAGGTCAGCAATTTTCAACTGGCGACGAATCGGGATGGTCGACCGGCCTTCGGATTCCTTCTGCAGGATCCCGCCGGTACGGTGAAAGTCGTGGGGCTCGGCAAGGCGGAAGTTCGCGAGGGCGATTACGTGGTCGTCGAAGGGATCTTCAGCCGACTCCGGCAAGCAGGCCGGGCAATCGTCTATAACGAAATCAAGGCGAGTTCGGTCCAGTCCATGACGCAGGTGAACCCGGACTTGGTCGGCTAA
- a CDS encoding FKBP-type peptidyl-prolyl cis-trans isomerase yields MIVSKGAVVSVDYTLRLEDERVVDSTVGETPLMYTHGQDEILRGLEAGLDGMAKGATRVIVVSPSEGYGESHPEGFFEVQKARVPEDARRVGAKLEAKAPDGRAVFPYVAEIKSDTIVLDLNHPLAGKTLYFEVTVVDIRSAEEAARGAAV; encoded by the coding sequence ATGATTGTCTCGAAAGGTGCCGTCGTGTCAGTCGACTATACGTTGCGGTTGGAGGACGAACGGGTCGTCGACAGCACGGTCGGTGAGACCCCACTGATGTATACGCATGGGCAGGACGAAATTCTGCGCGGGCTTGAGGCGGGATTGGACGGCATGGCGAAGGGGGCCACGCGCGTCATCGTCGTATCACCATCGGAAGGATACGGTGAGAGTCATCCGGAAGGATTCTTCGAAGTCCAGAAGGCACGAGTGCCTGAGGACGCCCGCCGCGTGGGAGCGAAGCTTGAGGCCAAAGCACCGGACGGTCGAGCTGTGTTTCCCTACGTGGCTGAGATCAAATCCGATACGATCGTGCTGGATCTCAACCATCCATTGGCAGGAAAAACCCTCTACTTCGAGGTGACGGTCGTGGATATCCGAAGCGCAGAGGAGGCGGCCCGGGGTGCGGCGGTTTAG
- a CDS encoding DUF882 domain-containing protein, with protein sequence MRPNEFPTGATVVFDEQSAWTRRRVLQTAGAGFALWLSRLVFPSIASARALPEGRLNLYNLHTDERLSVTYRTDTGTYDQEALNDLNYLLRCHHTNESMMMDVQVIEFMNLVQKRVGRSRELLIVSGYRSPAYNEELIRRGTKAVRNSYHVLGQAVDLQIPGVPLRMVRDAAMRLGCGGVGYYPRGRFVHLDSGPFRYW encoded by the coding sequence ATACGTCCCAACGAATTCCCCACAGGAGCAACGGTGGTATTCGACGAACAGTCCGCATGGACCAGACGCCGTGTGTTGCAGACGGCCGGAGCCGGTTTTGCTTTATGGCTGAGCCGCTTGGTGTTTCCCTCCATCGCTTCCGCGCGCGCGTTGCCGGAAGGACGGCTGAATCTCTACAACCTGCACACCGACGAGCGGCTGTCGGTGACCTATCGAACCGATACAGGGACGTATGATCAGGAGGCCCTCAATGATCTCAACTACCTGTTGCGTTGTCATCACACGAATGAATCCATGATGATGGACGTGCAGGTGATCGAGTTCATGAACCTGGTGCAGAAACGCGTGGGCCGTTCACGCGAGCTGCTGATCGTCTCAGGCTATCGGTCGCCCGCGTATAACGAAGAACTGATTCGCAGGGGCACCAAGGCGGTGCGGAACAGTTACCATGTTCTTGGACAGGCCGTGGATCTGCAAATTCCCGGAGTGCCGCTGCGGATGGTTCGCGATGCGGCGATGCGCCTCGGCTGCGGGGGCGTCGGTTATTATCCGCGCGGTCGATTCGTGCATCTTGACTCCGGTCCCTTCCGCTACTGGTGA
- a CDS encoding sigma-54-dependent Fis family transcriptional regulator: MPKTKLLLIEDRAPIAQIIRTAVGESCEVMTADRSTAVPESLQAHAPSVVVLNLDRTTQADQDEALRLLQEIRQLDETVKTVVCVGPSDRQVAASAARTGAFDVIMKPFDPELLRAVLRRALWMSGLEQESAQAAVAPMCEDIPGMVGASQNINKIFDAIRKVSSSDVPLLISGENGTGKELTARAIHARSRRAAGPFVAIDCSAIPENLLEAELFGIERGVPGGLSIEQAGKFDQAQGGTLFLDEVGELPVALQIKLLRFLQERAFERAAGHRRIELDVRIIAATKGDLKESIEQGAFREDLYYSLAVVHINLPPLRERGGDIMLLATVFLRQAAAHHQKRVLGFTQEAVEALRAYSWPGNVRELSNSVWRGVLMAEGSQLTPADLALPVESPSSDYESISLKVNQQRIETELIVKAFTLSHGNLSRAAQELGISRSTLYRRLRQYGMDRTPDSLRMPAGPEQAVMSDH; encoded by the coding sequence GTGCCGAAAACGAAACTCTTGCTCATTGAAGACCGCGCGCCTATTGCGCAGATCATTCGTACGGCGGTCGGAGAGTCGTGTGAGGTCATGACGGCCGATCGGAGCACTGCGGTACCGGAGTCTCTGCAAGCCCACGCGCCCTCGGTTGTCGTGCTCAACCTCGATCGCACGACCCAGGCGGACCAGGATGAAGCGCTTCGGCTCCTGCAGGAAATTCGGCAACTCGATGAGACCGTGAAGACCGTGGTGTGCGTCGGTCCATCCGACCGGCAGGTGGCGGCCAGTGCCGCCCGCACCGGGGCGTTCGATGTCATCATGAAGCCGTTCGACCCGGAATTGCTTCGGGCCGTATTGAGGCGTGCGCTCTGGATGTCGGGGCTGGAGCAGGAATCCGCCCAGGCCGCCGTCGCTCCCATGTGTGAGGATATCCCAGGCATGGTCGGGGCTAGCCAGAACATCAACAAGATTTTTGACGCGATCCGGAAGGTTTCTTCGTCCGATGTTCCCCTGCTGATCAGTGGAGAGAACGGAACAGGGAAGGAACTCACGGCTCGTGCGATTCATGCCCGTAGCCGCCGGGCGGCAGGCCCCTTCGTCGCCATCGACTGCAGCGCCATTCCCGAAAACCTGCTCGAAGCGGAACTGTTCGGCATCGAACGTGGGGTGCCGGGGGGCCTGTCGATCGAACAGGCGGGGAAGTTCGATCAGGCTCAGGGAGGCACGCTGTTCCTGGATGAAGTCGGAGAGCTGCCTGTGGCTTTGCAGATCAAGCTGCTGCGCTTTTTGCAGGAGCGCGCTTTTGAACGTGCGGCGGGACATCGCCGTATCGAGCTCGATGTGCGGATCATTGCCGCGACGAAAGGTGATCTGAAGGAGTCGATCGAGCAGGGGGCGTTTCGCGAGGATCTCTATTACAGTCTTGCCGTCGTACACATCAATCTGCCGCCCTTGCGTGAGCGTGGGGGCGATATCATGTTGCTGGCGACGGTATTTCTCCGGCAAGCGGCCGCGCACCACCAGAAGCGCGTGCTGGGGTTCACCCAGGAAGCCGTGGAGGCCTTGCGCGCGTACAGCTGGCCCGGCAATGTGCGGGAACTCTCGAACAGCGTCTGGCGTGGCGTGCTGATGGCGGAAGGTTCGCAACTGACACCGGCGGACTTGGCGTTACCGGTCGAGTCGCCGTCGTCGGATTACGAGTCGATCTCGCTCAAGGTCAATCAACAACGCATTGAAACCGAACTGATCGTGAAGGCGTTTACGCTGTCGCATGGAAATTTGAGCCGCGCGGCGCAAGAGTTGGGCATCAGCCGATCCACACTCTACCGACGCTTGCGGCAATACGGCATGGATCGTACACCGGACTCTTTGCGGATGCCTGCCGGGCCCGAGCAGGCCGTGATGTCGGATCACTGA
- a CDS encoding response regulator transcription factor encodes MGSTAAVRILVVDDHPSFRRGVKDILEEGFEGARMAECGNAQEMLDHVREAKYDLVVMDISMPGRSGPEVLKELKQLAPALPVLILSMHPEDQYAIRMFKAGAAGYLTKASAPEELVQAAKKVMAGGQYVSASVGEALAMTVRTGVDKMPHERLSDREYEVLCLIASGKTVSDIAEEVHLSVTTISTYRARILDKMNLKNNAELTRYAMQHGLVV; translated from the coding sequence ATGGGATCGACCGCCGCAGTCCGGATTTTGGTGGTAGATGATCATCCCTCGTTTCGTCGCGGGGTGAAAGATATTCTTGAAGAAGGCTTCGAAGGCGCGAGGATGGCGGAATGCGGCAATGCGCAGGAAATGCTCGACCATGTCCGCGAGGCGAAGTACGACTTGGTCGTGATGGATATCAGCATGCCGGGGCGCAGCGGGCCTGAGGTGCTGAAGGAGTTGAAGCAGTTGGCGCCGGCGTTGCCGGTCCTGATTCTCAGCATGCATCCGGAGGATCAATATGCGATTCGAATGTTCAAGGCCGGGGCGGCGGGGTACTTGACCAAAGCCAGTGCACCGGAAGAATTGGTGCAGGCTGCGAAGAAAGTGATGGCAGGGGGGCAGTATGTCAGCGCGTCGGTCGGCGAGGCGCTGGCCATGACCGTGCGGACCGGCGTCGATAAGATGCCGCACGAGCGGCTCTCTGACCGCGAGTACGAGGTGCTGTGTTTGATCGCCTCCGGGAAGACCGTGAGCGATATTGCGGAGGAGGTCCATCTGAGCGTGACGACGATCAGCACCTATCGGGCGAGAATCCTCGACAAGATGAATCTCAAGAACAATGCCGAACTGACCCGCTATGCCATGCAGCATGGGTTAGTTGTGTAG
- a CDS encoding PAS domain S-box protein encodes MVVPLDLHTPPILPSTRGPVVYSLASFSLSDMTECSAVIRQIGSQAASLQDAAARVVQYLQATLGDSQTGMRDCVLVRCFKSTSFKHLDPDTQRIARERLGGIAPFPELKCFTLLATAGQEPDWNRVEASSRYRAIPMVSAEFVKQFPMFSQLLQQFGVSLDSSVDAQGGWLVDLAEKSYNVFYVPDAVGSPYVPVQEGFVHKYGVKSVLCFGGLLPSRDLFAVILFSRIPIPRETAKLFRSLALSAKSSFLAFDETGPPDSELARGVGEGATGLLRDAARHQSRTVVAEQLLTVYEDAVRMQSVGMAQAQEALRDRAHALERAEGALREQTRIVNSILRSMGDGVVVTDEEGRFVLANPALESILGGPPGAVPPSEWPERYGFLQADTVTPLSPQTWPLSRPMRGDKVDWAEIYLRRTDDPRGRWVSVTTRPIKGDDGVLRGNVAVFHDITWLKRAQDALYESEHRFRSLVEGARDIIFTVSSDGVLTSLNPAFETVTNWSRSQWVGEPLASLLHPDDVGFCQDVLQAILERGVPLTCSMQVSMKQGGYVTGEFVGSPQVQQGRVVGVLGILRDVTERRRIEDALRDSEERLRSIVQSTKDAIVLVNALMKVAFWNKGAEATFGYSAEEMIGQPVMTIIPERYHEVLEWNVQRARLVERLIMTSSTLELVGRRKDGIEFPLELSLAAWKGKADLFFTVIIRDITERRLAEEELDRLHRHHQVVLNSAGEGIYGVDREGRTTFVNPAAAKMFGFEPDELIGKPMHALVHHTDQAGMPVPQALCLIRETTETGQTRYNEDDVFWRKDGTNFPVEYVSAPIRERGEIVGAVVVFKDTTERKRAEAQLQDSLRRLRKLSRRLEGIREEERGRIARELHDELGVGLTCLKIDISRLGGLLGERLGAAERGKVDERIKGMKEQVDATIASVQRIVAELRPGVLDDLGLVAAIEWQCRDFQRRTGITCRCMVSHEDLRVDPEHATAVFRICQEAMTNVARHAQATAVDVRLEDLGTSVLLQVQDNGRGIPPDRLVDTKSFGLLGMRERASLLGGDVHIDSREGEGTTIALRLPR; translated from the coding sequence ATGGTGGTCCCCCTCGACCTCCATACTCCGCCGATCCTTCCATCCACCCGAGGGCCTGTCGTGTACAGTCTGGCCTCTTTTTCCCTTTCGGACATGACGGAGTGTTCCGCGGTCATCCGCCAGATCGGCTCGCAGGCCGCTTCACTCCAAGACGCCGCCGCCCGCGTCGTGCAGTACCTGCAGGCCACGCTCGGTGACAGTCAAACCGGCATGCGCGACTGTGTGCTGGTTCGCTGCTTCAAGTCGACGTCGTTCAAGCATCTCGATCCGGATACCCAACGCATTGCGCGCGAGCGCCTTGGCGGAATCGCGCCGTTCCCCGAACTGAAGTGCTTTACCCTCTTGGCCACGGCCGGCCAGGAGCCGGATTGGAATCGCGTCGAGGCCTCGTCTCGCTATCGGGCCATTCCGATGGTGAGCGCTGAGTTCGTGAAGCAGTTTCCGATGTTTTCGCAGCTGCTGCAGCAATTCGGGGTGTCGCTCGATTCCTCCGTCGATGCACAGGGCGGGTGGCTGGTCGATCTTGCGGAAAAGTCCTACAACGTATTTTATGTTCCCGATGCGGTGGGCAGTCCCTATGTGCCCGTGCAAGAGGGGTTTGTTCATAAGTATGGAGTCAAGTCAGTCCTATGCTTCGGAGGGCTGCTCCCCTCGCGTGACCTGTTCGCCGTGATCTTGTTTTCGCGAATCCCGATTCCTCGCGAAACGGCCAAACTCTTCCGTTCGCTGGCGCTGAGCGCCAAGTCATCCTTTCTCGCCTTCGATGAGACCGGTCCGCCGGACTCGGAATTAGCTCGGGGTGTCGGAGAAGGCGCGACCGGGCTGCTCCGCGACGCGGCGCGGCATCAGTCGCGAACGGTTGTGGCGGAGCAACTGCTGACGGTTTACGAAGATGCAGTGCGCATGCAGTCGGTCGGGATGGCGCAGGCGCAGGAAGCCTTACGAGACCGGGCCCACGCGCTCGAACGAGCGGAAGGGGCATTGCGTGAGCAGACGCGCATCGTCAATTCGATTCTGCGGAGTATGGGCGACGGCGTGGTTGTGACGGATGAAGAAGGCCGATTCGTGTTGGCCAACCCGGCGCTCGAAAGTATCCTCGGCGGACCGCCCGGCGCGGTACCTCCGTCGGAGTGGCCGGAACGCTATGGGTTTCTTCAAGCCGACACGGTCACCCCTCTATCTCCGCAGACGTGGCCGCTCTCGCGCCCCATGCGGGGCGACAAGGTCGACTGGGCGGAGATTTATCTCCGGCGGACGGATGACCCCCGCGGCCGCTGGGTCAGCGTGACCACCAGGCCGATCAAAGGTGACGACGGCGTCCTCCGCGGCAACGTGGCGGTCTTCCATGACATCACCTGGCTCAAGCGTGCACAAGACGCCCTATATGAATCCGAGCATCGATTCCGCAGCCTCGTCGAGGGCGCCAGAGACATCATTTTCACTGTCTCGTCTGACGGGGTGCTGACCTCGCTCAATCCGGCTTTTGAAACCGTGACGAACTGGTCCCGTTCGCAGTGGGTCGGGGAACCGCTGGCCTCGCTGCTGCATCCCGACGACGTCGGCTTTTGTCAGGACGTTCTGCAGGCGATTCTCGAACGTGGCGTCCCGCTCACCTGTTCGATGCAGGTCAGCATGAAACAGGGCGGCTACGTCACCGGAGAATTCGTCGGGTCCCCGCAGGTGCAGCAGGGGCGGGTCGTCGGGGTGTTGGGGATTCTTCGAGACGTGACCGAGCGGCGTCGCATCGAGGATGCGCTGCGTGACAGTGAGGAGCGACTGCGATCGATCGTGCAGTCCACCAAGGATGCGATCGTCCTCGTCAATGCCCTCATGAAGGTGGCGTTCTGGAACAAGGGCGCCGAGGCGACCTTCGGGTATTCCGCCGAGGAGATGATCGGTCAACCGGTCATGACGATCATCCCGGAGCGCTACCACGAGGTGCTCGAGTGGAACGTGCAGCGCGCGAGGCTGGTCGAGCGGCTCATTATGACGAGCAGCACTTTGGAATTGGTCGGACGACGGAAAGACGGAATCGAATTTCCGCTGGAGTTGAGCCTGGCCGCATGGAAGGGCAAAGCCGATCTGTTTTTCACGGTGATCATCCGCGATATCACCGAACGGCGTTTGGCGGAAGAGGAGTTGGATCGTCTGCACCGTCATCATCAAGTCGTGCTGAATTCAGCCGGCGAAGGAATTTACGGCGTGGATCGCGAAGGACGCACGACGTTCGTCAACCCTGCCGCCGCCAAAATGTTCGGTTTCGAGCCGGACGAACTCATCGGCAAGCCCATGCATGCGCTGGTGCACCACACGGACCAGGCCGGGATGCCGGTTCCGCAGGCTTTGTGTCTCATCCGTGAAACAACCGAGACAGGGCAGACTCGGTACAACGAAGACGACGTGTTCTGGCGCAAGGACGGCACAAATTTCCCGGTTGAATATGTGAGCGCTCCCATCCGGGAACGCGGCGAGATCGTTGGAGCGGTGGTGGTGTTCAAGGACACGACTGAACGAAAACGTGCGGAAGCCCAGCTCCAAGATTCGCTTCGTCGGCTGCGAAAGCTCTCGCGGCGCTTGGAAGGGATTCGCGAGGAGGAGCGAGGGCGGATCGCACGTGAATTGCATGATGAATTGGGCGTCGGCCTGACTTGTCTGAAAATCGATATTTCTCGCCTTGGCGGTCTGCTGGGGGAACGTCTCGGAGCGGCCGAACGGGGCAAAGTGGATGAGCGAATCAAAGGCATGAAGGAGCAAGTGGATGCCACGATTGCGTCGGTCCAGCGAATCGTCGCCGAGCTGCGTCCAGGCGTGTTGGACGATCTGGGGCTTGTGGCGGCGATTGAGTGGCAGTGCCGAGATTTCCAACGGAGGACCGGCATCACGTGCCGATGTATGGTGAGCCATGAGGACTTGCGGGTTGACCCGGAACACGCGACGGCGGTATTTAGGATTTGTCAGGAAGCAATGACCAACGTCGCCCGGCATGCGCAGGCTACGGCGGTTGACGTGCGTCTGGAAGATCTCGGCACGTCGGTTCTGCTGCAGGTGCAGGACAACGGACGCGGGATTCCGCCTGACCGGCTCGTGGATACCAAATCGTTCGGGCTGTTGGGGATGCGCGAACGGGCGAGTCTCCTCGGAGGCGACGTCCACATCGATTCCCGCGAAGGCGAGGGGACGACGATCGCGCTCCGATTACCACGGTAG
- a CDS encoding tetratricopeptide repeat protein: MMSLSWKHKGMSWMPAVLLLTLLNGYGGMVRAQESSAEPDVLDLTKQMIDVEERGDKRRALELGHRVIALAEEALGGEHPTIALYLDHVGVLAHDLGEDQEAEQLLLRALSIQEQALGLDHVASQRTLRHLTAFYRLDGRAQALEDIRQRVMRYRADHAPSPTPSP; this comes from the coding sequence ATGATGTCGTTGTCTTGGAAACACAAAGGCATGAGCTGGATGCCGGCCGTTCTCCTCCTCACCCTGTTGAACGGCTATGGAGGGATGGTGCGGGCGCAGGAATCCAGCGCAGAACCGGACGTATTGGACCTGACCAAGCAAATGATCGATGTCGAGGAGCGTGGAGACAAGCGGCGGGCCTTGGAACTAGGGCATCGTGTCATCGCCCTGGCGGAAGAAGCTCTCGGCGGCGAGCATCCCACGATTGCGTTGTATCTCGACCACGTGGGTGTACTGGCCCACGATCTCGGTGAAGACCAAGAAGCCGAGCAACTCCTGCTGCGGGCACTCTCGATTCAGGAGCAGGCATTGGGACTGGACCATGTTGCCAGCCAACGTACGCTTCGCCATCTGACGGCCTTTTATCGACTGGATGGGCGAGCGCAGGCGCTGGAAGATATTCGACAGCGAGTGATGCGCTATCGGGCCGATCATGCCCCTTCTCCGACTCCCTCGCCTTGA
- a CDS encoding NUDIX domain-containing protein yields the protein MSGGNMIVSAGGVVLREAQVLLVRVSDAKGRPVWCFPKGRLDNGETAAEAAVREVEEETGWRCRIDKQLACTEYWFQREGRRFRKTVVWFGMSPIEHSRTPDGEVEEVLWLPLDEARSKLTYPSDLGLLEQAIGGGAAPQ from the coding sequence GTGTCCGGCGGAAACATGATCGTCTCGGCTGGGGGTGTTGTGCTTCGGGAAGCCCAGGTTCTGCTTGTCCGCGTCTCCGACGCGAAAGGACGTCCGGTGTGGTGTTTTCCGAAAGGGCGGCTCGATAACGGGGAGACCGCCGCCGAGGCTGCCGTGCGAGAGGTTGAGGAGGAAACGGGGTGGCGTTGCCGAATCGACAAGCAGCTCGCCTGTACGGAATATTGGTTTCAGCGAGAAGGTCGCCGATTCCGCAAGACGGTCGTGTGGTTCGGCATGTCGCCCATCGAGCATTCCCGTACACCTGACGGAGAGGTCGAAGAGGTGCTCTGGCTGCCGCTCGACGAAGCCCGATCCAAACTCACGTATCCATCCGATCTCGGGCTCTTGGAGCAGGCGATCGGCGGTGGAGCTGCCCCACAATGA
- a CDS encoding SDR family oxidoreductase has translation MTNSWRNAVLVTGASSGIGAACARYLDAQGFSVFAGVRRVEDGEALRRLASDRLTPLLLDVTDLVSIEAARACVAEKVETAGLAGLVNNAGIAVAGPLELLPLEDMRTQLEINVLGVLAVTQAFLPLVRKSGGRIINMSSIAGRAATPFLGAYCGSKFALEAMTDALRLELAPWGIRVTLIEPGAIQSNIWARSTLSATRALAGVSADRLALYEPQLRRLQEVLGRAAQRAIPSDEVARVVRHVMTVENPRARYLVGKDAKFRALLKRILPDRLQDRLLAWYLGLSRTAS, from the coding sequence ATGACGAATTCATGGCGGAACGCGGTGCTCGTGACGGGAGCGTCTTCTGGTATCGGGGCCGCTTGCGCCCGGTATCTCGATGCGCAGGGTTTTTCCGTGTTTGCCGGCGTGCGTCGTGTGGAGGACGGTGAAGCGCTGCGACGCCTTGCCTCGGATCGCCTTACACCGCTTCTGCTGGATGTCACGGATCTCGTATCCATCGAGGCAGCCCGTGCCTGTGTCGCAGAAAAGGTCGAGACTGCGGGGCTGGCCGGTTTGGTGAACAATGCCGGCATCGCGGTGGCCGGCCCGCTTGAACTTCTGCCGCTGGAGGACATGCGTACGCAACTGGAGATTAATGTGCTCGGGGTGTTGGCCGTCACGCAGGCGTTTCTCCCGTTGGTCCGGAAAAGCGGCGGCCGCATTATCAATATGAGTTCTATCGCCGGCCGGGCTGCGACGCCGTTTCTCGGCGCATACTGCGGTTCAAAGTTCGCATTGGAGGCCATGACGGACGCCTTGCGTTTGGAACTGGCGCCCTGGGGTATCCGGGTCACGCTGATCGAGCCGGGAGCGATTCAATCGAATATTTGGGCGCGATCGACGTTGTCAGCGACGAGGGCCTTGGCGGGGGTGTCTGCAGACAGGTTGGCATTGTATGAGCCGCAGCTGCGCCGCTTGCAGGAAGTCTTGGGTCGAGCCGCTCAGCGCGCAATTCCCTCCGACGAAGTGGCACGCGTCGTGAGGCATGTTATGACCGTCGAGAATCCCCGGGCTCGATACCTGGTCGGCAAGGATGCGAAGTTTCGGGCGCTGCTCAAACGGATTTTGCCGGATCGTCTTCAGGATCGTCTGCTGGCGTGGTACCTTGGTCTATCGCGGACTGCCTCGTAG